The genomic DNA CACGCGCGAGGTCTCCCGATGGAACCGAGGAATCCCGACTACGTGCGGGACATGACGGAGCTCTTCCGCAAGGCGGCGTTCGTCATGGACGTGGGCTACGAGCTGGTCGCCATCGCCCCCGGGCGGGTGGAGACGCGGCTGACGGTCCAGCCCCGGCACCTGCAGCAGGACGAAGTCATCCACATGGGTGTGCAGGCGACGATGGCGGACCACACCGCGGGCACGGCGGCGGGCTCGCTGATCGCCGCGGACCAGATGGTGCTCACCACGGGCTTCACCATGAACCTGCTCCAGGCGGCCGTGGGCGAGGAGCTGCGGTGCCGCGCCCAGGTGCTGCGCGCCGGGCGGACGCTCTCCGTCGTCGAGTCGGAGGTCCACGCCGTGGCCCAGGGCCAGGAGAAGCTCGTCTCGAAGGCCACGGTGACGCTGGCGGTGCTGGCCCGGAAGCGCTGAGCCGGGGGAGGCCGCCGGGCGCGCTCGCGAGCAACTGGTCCGACCACAGGGTTGATCAGAATAGCTCTGGAGGCTCGTCGCAGGCCGGGGAAGCAGGCAGCAGGAAGTAGACGCACAAAAGCCTGCGGCGGGTGAGCAGGCGGCTGACGTTGTGGGCC from Archangium lipolyticum includes the following:
- a CDS encoding PaaI family thioesterase, which translates into the protein MEPRNPDYVRDMTELFRKAAFVMDVGYELVAIAPGRVETRLTVQPRHLQQDEVIHMGVQATMADHTAGTAAGSLIAADQMVLTTGFTMNLLQAAVGEELRCRAQVLRAGRTLSVVESEVHAVAQGQEKLVSKATVTLAVLARKR